In Providencia alcalifaciens, the sequence CGAACGTTTTCGCAGCCAGTGGCGCGAACGCTTTGAAGTTCGCCGTGATCCGGAACATATCTATCAGCAAGTGAGTAAAAATACCCTACCTAGTGGGATTGAATATTGGCAGCCGCTGTTTTTCGCTGAACCGTTGCCTTCTTTATTTGAATATTTACCTGCTAACACCCTGTTTGTTTCGCAAAATCTGCAAGAACCCGCAGAGCGATTCCAACAAGATGCACAGCAGCGTTATGAAAGCCGTGGTGTTGATCCAATGCGCCCATTGCTTCCCCCTGCCGAGTTATGGTTAACCGTCGAACAACTGAATCAGAACTTAAAAAATTGGCCTCGGGTACAGCTGTCTACGGAAAAATTACCGAAAAAGGCTGCCAATACCAATTTAGACTATCAGCCACTTCCGGATATTAGCACCCAAGGGCAAAGTAAAAATCCACTGGAAAAACTGCGCCAGTTCACCGAACAGTTTGATGGCACTATTGTGTTCTCCGTAGAGAGTGAAGGACGCCGTGAAACGGTGAGTGAATTACTCGCACGCCTAAAAATTCGCCCTGAAATTATCAACAATTATTTTGGTCAAACCCAAGATCGCTTTGCCATTACGATTGGGGCGGCTGAACATGGTTTTATTCAACCAGAAAACCACCGCGCCTTAATTTGCGAAAGTGATTTACTGGGTGAGCGAGTCGTACGCCGCCGCAGTGACCAGCGCCGCACCATCAATACCGACACCCTCATTCGTAACCTTGCAGAGTTACGTCCGGGTCAACCCGTGGTTCATATTGAGCATGGTGTCGGACGCTATCAAGGCTTAATCACCTTAGAAGCGGGGGGTATTCCCGCTGAGTATTTGATCCTCACCTACGCAGGCGAAGATAAACTGTATGTCCCTGTCTCTTCATTACATTTAATTAGCCGTTATGCGGGGGGCGCCGATGAAAATGCGCCGCTGCATAAATTGGGTAGTGACAGTTGGGGACGCGCTCGCCAAAAAGCAGCGGAAAAAGTGCGGGATGTGGCGGCGGAACTTCTGGATATTTATGCTCAACGAGCCGCTAAAGCAGGCTTCGCCTTCAAACATGATAAAGAACAATATCGGGAGTTTTGCCAAGGTTTCCCATTTGAAACCACTACCGACCAAGAGATGGCGATTAACGCAGTATTGAGTGATATGTGTCAGCCGCTGGCGATGGATCGCTTAGTCTGTGGTGATGTGGGCTTTGGTAAAACTGAAGTCGCCATGCGCGCCGCATTTTTAGCGATCAACAATAATAAGCAAGTGGCTGTACTGGTTCCTACCACGCTATTAGCTCAGCAACATTATGATAATTTCCGCGACCGCTTTGCGAATTGGCCGGTACGTATCGAAATGCTATCGCGTTTTAAAACGGCCAAAGAGCAGCAGCAAATTATTGCGGAAGCCGCAGAAGGCAAAGTGGATATTTTGATTGGTACCCATAAATTGCTACAAAGCGATATTCAGTGGAAAGATCTGGGTTTGCTGGTGGTGGATGAAGAGCATCGTTTCGGGGTTCGTCATAAAGAGCGCATTAAAGCGATGCGCGCTGACGTGGATATTCTAACCTTAACGGCGACGCCAATTCCACGCACCCTGAATATGGCAATGAGTGGCATGCGGGATTTATCGATTATCGCGACCCCACCCGCTCGCCGCTTAGCCGTAAAAACCTTTGTTCGCCAATATGATGATTTAGTGGTGCGCGAAGCGATTCTGCGGGAAACGTTACGTGGAGGTCAGGTTTATTATCTGTATAACGATGTGGAAAATATCGAAAAAGCCAAAGCACGCCTTGAAGCCTTAGTACCTGAAGCACGATTTGTGGTGGGTCACGGGCAAATGCGTGAGCGCGAACTCGAGCGAGTCATGACAGATTTCCACCATCAACGATTTAATGTCCTGATCTGCACCACGATTATTGAAACGGGTATCGATATCCCAACGGC encodes:
- the mfd gene encoding transcription-repair coupling factor: MSSNYRYELPSRAGDVRHLGCLIGAAGPLECAEMIERHQGPVVIVTRDMQNALRVRDELQQFTQHPIETLSDWETLPYDNFSPHQEIISHRLSTLYRLPTLQKGALILPVNTLMQKVCPADFLTGHALVMAKGDKLSRDSLRDELDKAGYRHVEQVLEHGEYAIRGALLDLFPMGSDLPFRIDFFDDEIDSLRTFDVDTQRTLEEVSAINLLPAHEFPTDKDAIERFRSQWRERFEVRRDPEHIYQQVSKNTLPSGIEYWQPLFFAEPLPSLFEYLPANTLFVSQNLQEPAERFQQDAQQRYESRGVDPMRPLLPPAELWLTVEQLNQNLKNWPRVQLSTEKLPKKAANTNLDYQPLPDISTQGQSKNPLEKLRQFTEQFDGTIVFSVESEGRRETVSELLARLKIRPEIINNYFGQTQDRFAITIGAAEHGFIQPENHRALICESDLLGERVVRRRSDQRRTINTDTLIRNLAELRPGQPVVHIEHGVGRYQGLITLEAGGIPAEYLILTYAGEDKLYVPVSSLHLISRYAGGADENAPLHKLGSDSWGRARQKAAEKVRDVAAELLDIYAQRAAKAGFAFKHDKEQYREFCQGFPFETTTDQEMAINAVLSDMCQPLAMDRLVCGDVGFGKTEVAMRAAFLAINNNKQVAVLVPTTLLAQQHYDNFRDRFANWPVRIEMLSRFKTAKEQQQIIAEAAEGKVDILIGTHKLLQSDIQWKDLGLLVVDEEHRFGVRHKERIKAMRADVDILTLTATPIPRTLNMAMSGMRDLSIIATPPARRLAVKTFVRQYDDLVVREAILRETLRGGQVYYLYNDVENIEKAKARLEALVPEARFVVGHGQMRERELERVMTDFHHQRFNVLICTTIIETGIDIPTANTIIIERADHFGLAQLHQLRGRVGRSHHQAYAYLLTPHPKAMTTDAQKRLEAISSLEDLGAGFALATHDLEIRGAGELLGEDQSGQMTTIGFTLYMELLESAVDALKEGREPSLEDLTSQQTEVELRMPVLLPDEYIHDVNIRLSFYKRIASAKDQSELDELRIELIDRFGTLPDAGKFLLSTAGIRLQAQKLGMKRIEAHEKGGFIEFNERNKVDPMFLISLLQNQPKTFRMEGPVRLKFFHDLADRATRLDFIKQLVADFDEHQLVS